From the Pseudopipra pipra isolate bDixPip1 chromosome 22, bDixPip1.hap1, whole genome shotgun sequence genome, one window contains:
- the NPHP4 gene encoding nephrocystin-4 isoform X3: MGQWERVFRQHQPLPPHPQRGRARPSPRSAAFRCVLKYLHGAALAQGAEYQLRLSLFDATYHHFFGRTWRSGWQAAHAAPPRSSRATFSETVYFHTSLNHPGIVAVVEVVVKAKKGDEGSQHLSCGFGIIPLFRGRSEATDPATEDRALKLYHGTLRALLHPHFQDPAEKNKYLMVMEKSHLQYALKHHQPLETIFHLLPENLLVSGLQTVPGLLPACGDTSDCFQKPRLMKAVTCYLEQLSVRLYPSLEEFEEELLDFLNSDRLLQANAVPDGDEVAIRERRLHVGVHNGLRFVRVPQVAVLVPETEVVPGGCRGVSGSRARDAGQALVLRSRIHLNEMVPHPAFRVCFQLEYVLCSAGRAGGKAVPGSARGEAADMRSVRWAVWSPDPGTGGTEVVLPLRGGARRGPCQALVYRTPASSRSSRQGKHVESGTVQFRVSTDSEEHLVTAAEILCKDRDELEQPPTPSLRVPAPRRVSASPRGPGLSVSQLMASPRGKDQTPLQDGGITHLEADLGSPDTEPGASDQLRALPFTPLQVPVAAVGLQAGRDAQGSVEGPWPRTIFLTFQFYRFPPVTTPRLQLAIPEGGSVTGLAVPAQLLVRVNEDGTLGTRPPGLQLKYMVDPAFLRPGEQRWFLRYLAEHSLQIDVWDGDSLLHVGSAAVKLEPLLRQGQAAVRTYHELEVATTEYEPEGPVLGREALRHGALRPLGVRVALRGRLHLCLANVGHPCEEISGQLPSRSRSVPAPDSTITIPAGSWHSRNAGGGGRTVRARRLVDVDSELEAALRSRRPEGWPKQRAWDLQVINSYRDHIKGESIYQMLSQAITATHTVHAVLGTAEFFEFALKNPYSIQHTVTIEVDHPELSVILDPREWRHFKELTKSVTPVEEEMFHLRDDLKPQVYLRPSETVHIPFKYQTFSADPAVTAAQGPSGLGTSAKTDTPSLGKSGTGRTKLIQVSFQVSGGKPIALLRVKVEPQPHVVDQTFRFYHPELTFLKKTIRLPPWHTLPGTPVGVPGGQPEMFVRCSDPDIICETKALGPGEPQDIFLKVAGGPSPQIKKFFVAIYTDAWLAAPVQIWQFYLHSLQRLDVTCTAGQLTRLSLLLRGTAAPRRVRAFTSHPQELEVDPKGAFLLPANGIQDLYIGVRPRRAGSKFIYLNLVDVEYHQLVSSWLLCLSCRQPLISKAFEISLPAGGGRGCNKRITYTNPYPSPRLYFLCTNRPDLLQFKEDSFEVAGGEVYTIGLRFAPSQAVGEEEILIHINDHEDKNEETFCVKVLYQ, from the exons ATGGGACAGTGGGAGCGGGTGTTCCGGCAGCACCAGCCGCTCCCGCCGCACCCGCagcggggccgcgcccgcccctCGCCCCGCTCTGCCGCCTTCCGCTGCGTGCTCAAGTACCTGCACGGCGCTGCCCTCGCCCAG GGAGCCGAGTACCAGCTGCGCCTGTCCCTTTTCGATGCCACCTACCACCACTTCTTCGGGAGGACGTGGAGGAGCGGCTGGCAGGCTGCCCACGCTGCCCCGCCGCGCTCGTCCAGGGCAACCTTCAGCGAG ACTGTTTACTTCCACACCTCCTTGAACCACCCTGGCATCGTTGCTGTCGTGGAAGTGGTAGTGAAGGCCAAGAAAGGGGATGAGGGCTCTCAGCACCTTTCCTGTGGCTTTGGAATCATCCCCCTCTTCCGCGGCAGATCTGAGGCGACAGACCCAGCCACTGAGGACAGAGC gCTGAAGCTGTACCATGGCACGCTGCGGGCCCTACTGCACCCACACTTCCAGGACCCTGCAGAAA agaaCAAATACCTGATGGTGATGGAGAAGAGCCACCTGCAGTATGCCCTGAAGCACCACCAGCCCCTGGAGACAATATTTCACCTCCTTCCTGAAAACCTGCTGGTATCTGGGCTGCAGACGGTTCCTGGCTTGCTGCCAGCATGTGGAGACACGA GTGACTGCTTCCAGAAGCCCCGGCTGATGAAGGCGGTCACCTGCTATCTGGAGCAGTTGTCTGTCCGGCTGTACCCTTCCCTGGAGGAATTTGAGGAGGAACTGCTGGACTTCCTGAACAGTGATCGCTTACTTCAG GCTAACGCCGTGCCCGACGGTGACGAGGTGGCCATTCGGGAGCGGCGGCTGCACGTCGGGGTCCACAACGGGCTGCGCTTCGTGCGGGTGCCGCAGGTTGCGGTGCTGGTGCCAGAGACAGAGGTGGTGCCGGGCGGCTGCCGAGGGGTGTCCGGCTCCAGAGCCAG GGATGCAGGTCAAGCCCTGGTGCTGAGAAGCCGCATCCACCTGAATGAAATGGTCCCTCACCCGGCATTCAGGGTCTGCTTCCAGCTGGAATACGTCCTGTGCAGCGCAGGGAGAGCTGGTGGGAAG GCCGTGCCCGGCAGTGCCCGTGGTGAGGCGGCCGACATGCGCTCGGTGCGCTGGGCTGTCTGGAGCCCCGACCCGGGCACCGGTGGCACAGAGGTGGTCCTGCCCCTGCGTGGCGGTGCCCGCCGTGGCCCCTGCCAAGCCTTGGTCTACCGGACGCCAGCAAGCAGCAGGAGCTCCCGGCAG GGGAAGCACGTGGAGTCTGGGACTGTCCAATTCCGTGTTTCTACTGATTCGGAAGAACATCTTGTAACTGCTGCAGAGATCCTATGTAAAGACAGGGACGAGTTGGAGCAGCCTCCTACGCCATCGCTGA GAGTGCCAGCCCCACGGCGAGTGTCGGCCTCCCCACGGGGACCAGGG ctgtctgTGTCCCAGCTCATGGCCTCGCCACGGGGCAAGGACCAGACCCCACTGCAGGATGGGGGCATCACCCACCTGGAGGCTGACCTTGGCTCGCCGGACACAGAGCCCGGTGCCAGCGACCAGCTGCGGGCGCTGCCCTTCACCCCGCTGCAGGTGCCCGTGGCCGCCGTGGGTTTGCAGGCAGGCAG ggatgcccagggcagtgtGGAGGGGCCATGGCCGAGGACCATCTTCCTCACCTTCCAGTTCTACCGTTTCCCGCCGGTCACCACGCCACGACTGCAGCTGGCCATCCCGGAAGGGGGGTCGGTGACCGGGCTGGCTGTGCCGGCACAGCTCCTTGTCCGGGTGAACGAGGACGGGACGCTCGGCACCA GACCCCCGGGCTTGCAGCTGAAGTACATGGTGGATCCGGCTTTCCTGCGGCCTGGAGAGCAGCGCTGGTTCCTGCGGTACCTGGCCGAGCACAGCCTCCAGATCGACGTCTGGGATGGAGACTCCCTGCTCCATGTTGGCTCCGCTGCTGTTAAATTGGAG cccctgctgcgCCAGGGCCAGGCGGCCGTCAGGACCTACCACGAGCTGGAGGTGGCCACGACCGAGTACGAGCCGGAGGGGCCGGTGCTGGGCCGGGAGGCGCTGCGGCACGGAGCCCTGCGGCCCCTCGGCGTCCGCGTGGCTCTGAGGGGCCGCCTCCACCTCTGCCTGGCCAACGTCG GTCACCCGTGCGAGGAGATCTCGGGGCAGCTGCCATCCCGCTCCCGCAGTGTCCCTGCACCAGACAGCACCATCACCatcccagctggcagctggcaCTCCCGGAACGCTGGCGGTG GCGGGCGGACGGTGCGGGCGCGGAGGTTGGTGGACGTGGACAGTGAGCTGGAGGCCGCCCTGCGCAGTCGCCGGCCAGAA ggctggccGAAGCAGCGTGCCTGGGACCTGCAGGTCATCAACTCCTACCGGGATCACATCAAGGGCGAGAGCATCTACCAGATGCTCAGCCAGGCCATCACGGCCACCCACACTGTCCACGCCGTGCTGGGGACGGCTGAGTTCTTCGAATTTGCCCTGAAGAACCCGTACAGCATCCAGCACACCGTGACCATCGAGGTTGACCACCCTGAGCTCAG TGTCATACTGGACCCGAGGGAGTGGCGCCATTTCAAGGAGCTGACCAAGAGTGTTACGCCAGTGGAGGAGGAGATGTTCCATCTCCGTGATGACCTCAAGCCTCAGGTCTATCTGCGTCCCAGTGAGACTGTCCACATCCCCTTCAAATACCAGACCTTCTCCGCAGACCCTGCCGTCACTGCGGCACAG GGGCCATCTGGGCTGGGCACCAGTGCCAAAACAGACACCCCCTCCCTTGGGAAGAGCGGGACTGGGCGGACTAAGCTCATCCAG GTCTCCTTCCAGGTGAGTGGGGGGAAGCCCATTGCACTCCTGCGGGTGAAGGTGGAGCCACAGCCCCACGTGGTGGACCAGACCTTCCGCTTCTACCACCCGGAGCTCACCTTCCTGAAGAAAACCATTCGGCTGCCACCCTGGCACACCCTCCCTG GCACACCGGTGGGGGTACCAGGGGGACAGCCTGAGATGTTTGTTCGTTGCAGCGACCCCGACATCATTTGCGAAACCAAAGCCTTG GGGCCTGGCGAGCCGCAGGACATCTTCCTCAAAGTAGCCGGAGGACCAAGTCCACAGATCAAAAAGTTCTTTGTTGCTATTTATAC GGACGCTTGGCTGGCAGCACCTGTGCAGATCTGGCAGTTCTACCTGCACTCTCTGCAGCGCCTGGATGTCACCTGCACGGCCGGGCAGCTCACCcgcctctccctgctgctgcgCGGCACCGCGGCCCCGCGGAGGGTGCGGGCCTTCACCTCCCACCCCCAGGAGCTGGAG GTGGATCCGAAGGGTGCCTTCCTGCTCCCCGCCAATGGCATCCAGGACCTGTATATCGGCGTGAGGCCGCGCCGGGCTGGCAGCAAGTTCATCTACCTCAACCTGGTGGACGTGGAGTACCACCAGCTGGTGtcctcctggctgctctgcctgtCCTGCAGGCAGCCCCTCATCTCCAAG GCCTTTGAGATCTCGCTGcctgcaggaggtgggagaggctgCAACAAGCGCATCACCTACACCAACCCCTACCCCTCACCCCGGCTCTACTTCCTGTGCACCAACCGCCCCGACCTGCTGCAGTTCAAGGAGGACTCCTTCGAG GTGGCTGGTGGGGAAGTTTACACCATCGGGCTGCGCTTCGCCCCGAGCCAGGctgtgggggaggaggagatCCTGATTCACATCAATGACCACGAGGACAAGAACGAGGAGACCTTCTGTGTGAAGGTCCTTTACCAGTGA
- the NPHP4 gene encoding nephrocystin-4 isoform X4 — MKAVTCYLEQLSVRLYPSLEEFEEELLDFLNSDRLLQANAVPDGDEVAIRERRLHVGVHNGLRFVRVPQVAVLVPETEVVPGGCRGVSGSRARDAGQALVLRSRIHLNEMVPHPAFRVCFQLEYVLCSAGRAGGKAVPGSARGEAADMRSVRWAVWSPDPGTGGTEVVLPLRGGARRGPCQALVYRTPASSRSSRQGKHVESGTVQFRVSTDSEEHLVTAAEILCKDRDELEQPPTPSLRVPAPRRVSASPRGPGLSVSQLMASPRGKDQTPLQDGGITHLEADLGSPDTEPGASDQLRALPFTPLQVPVAAVGLQAGSSCVSLSRASLARLHAAGFPDILDRNQEPVEISEPAELGSFNPRLEEADPLQGNEIILQFLAFGRDAQGSVEGPWPRTIFLTFQFYRFPPVTTPRLQLAIPEGGSVTGLAVPAQLLVRVNEDGTLGTRPPGLQLKYMVDPAFLRPGEQRWFLRYLAEHSLQIDVWDGDSLLHVGSAAVKLEPLLRQGQAAVRTYHELEVATTEYEPEGPVLGREALRHGALRPLGVRVALRGRLHLCLANVGHPCEEISGQLPSRSRSVPAPDSTITIPAGSWHSRNAGGGGRTVRARRLVDVDSELEAALRSRRPEGWPKQRAWDLQVINSYRDHIKGESIYQMLSQAITATHTVHAVLGTAEFFEFALKNPYSIQHTVTIEVDHPELSVILDPREWRHFKELTKSVTPVEEEMFHLRDDLKPQVYLRPSETVHIPFKYQTFSADPAVTAAQGPSGLGTSAKTDTPSLGKSGTGRTKLIQVSFQVSGGKPIALLRVKVEPQPHVVDQTFRFYHPELTFLKKTIRLPPWHTLPGTPVGVPGGQPEMFVRCSDPDIICETKALGPGEPQDIFLKVAGGPSPQIKKFFVAIYTDAWLAAPVQIWQFYLHSLQRLDVTCTAGQLTRLSLLLRGTAAPRRVRAFTSHPQELEVDPKGAFLLPANGIQDLYIGVRPRRAGSKFIYLNLVDVEYHQLVSSWLLCLSCRQPLISKAFEISLPAGGGRGCNKRITYTNPYPSPRLYFLCTNRPDLLQFKEDSFEVAGGEVYTIGLRFAPSQAVGEEEILIHINDHEDKNEETFCVKVLYQ, encoded by the exons ATGAAGGCGGTCACCTGCTATCTGGAGCAGTTGTCTGTCCGGCTGTACCCTTCCCTGGAGGAATTTGAGGAGGAACTGCTGGACTTCCTGAACAGTGATCGCTTACTTCAG GCTAACGCCGTGCCCGACGGTGACGAGGTGGCCATTCGGGAGCGGCGGCTGCACGTCGGGGTCCACAACGGGCTGCGCTTCGTGCGGGTGCCGCAGGTTGCGGTGCTGGTGCCAGAGACAGAGGTGGTGCCGGGCGGCTGCCGAGGGGTGTCCGGCTCCAGAGCCAG GGATGCAGGTCAAGCCCTGGTGCTGAGAAGCCGCATCCACCTGAATGAAATGGTCCCTCACCCGGCATTCAGGGTCTGCTTCCAGCTGGAATACGTCCTGTGCAGCGCAGGGAGAGCTGGTGGGAAG GCCGTGCCCGGCAGTGCCCGTGGTGAGGCGGCCGACATGCGCTCGGTGCGCTGGGCTGTCTGGAGCCCCGACCCGGGCACCGGTGGCACAGAGGTGGTCCTGCCCCTGCGTGGCGGTGCCCGCCGTGGCCCCTGCCAAGCCTTGGTCTACCGGACGCCAGCAAGCAGCAGGAGCTCCCGGCAG GGGAAGCACGTGGAGTCTGGGACTGTCCAATTCCGTGTTTCTACTGATTCGGAAGAACATCTTGTAACTGCTGCAGAGATCCTATGTAAAGACAGGGACGAGTTGGAGCAGCCTCCTACGCCATCGCTGA GAGTGCCAGCCCCACGGCGAGTGTCGGCCTCCCCACGGGGACCAGGG ctgtctgTGTCCCAGCTCATGGCCTCGCCACGGGGCAAGGACCAGACCCCACTGCAGGATGGGGGCATCACCCACCTGGAGGCTGACCTTGGCTCGCCGGACACAGAGCCCGGTGCCAGCGACCAGCTGCGGGCGCTGCCCTTCACCCCGCTGCAGGTGCCCGTGGCCGCCGTGGGTTTGCAGGCAGGCAG TtcctgtgtgtccctgtcccgCGCCTCCCTGGCACGCCTGCACGCCGCTGGCTTTCCAGACATCCTGGACCGCAACCAGGAGCCGGTGGAAATCTCGGAGCCAGCGGAGCTAGGCAGTTTCAACCCACGGCTGGAGGAAGCTGACCCTCTGCAAGGCAATGAAATAATCCTGCAGTTCCTGGCTTTTGGCAG ggatgcccagggcagtgtGGAGGGGCCATGGCCGAGGACCATCTTCCTCACCTTCCAGTTCTACCGTTTCCCGCCGGTCACCACGCCACGACTGCAGCTGGCCATCCCGGAAGGGGGGTCGGTGACCGGGCTGGCTGTGCCGGCACAGCTCCTTGTCCGGGTGAACGAGGACGGGACGCTCGGCACCA GACCCCCGGGCTTGCAGCTGAAGTACATGGTGGATCCGGCTTTCCTGCGGCCTGGAGAGCAGCGCTGGTTCCTGCGGTACCTGGCCGAGCACAGCCTCCAGATCGACGTCTGGGATGGAGACTCCCTGCTCCATGTTGGCTCCGCTGCTGTTAAATTGGAG cccctgctgcgCCAGGGCCAGGCGGCCGTCAGGACCTACCACGAGCTGGAGGTGGCCACGACCGAGTACGAGCCGGAGGGGCCGGTGCTGGGCCGGGAGGCGCTGCGGCACGGAGCCCTGCGGCCCCTCGGCGTCCGCGTGGCTCTGAGGGGCCGCCTCCACCTCTGCCTGGCCAACGTCG GTCACCCGTGCGAGGAGATCTCGGGGCAGCTGCCATCCCGCTCCCGCAGTGTCCCTGCACCAGACAGCACCATCACCatcccagctggcagctggcaCTCCCGGAACGCTGGCGGTG GCGGGCGGACGGTGCGGGCGCGGAGGTTGGTGGACGTGGACAGTGAGCTGGAGGCCGCCCTGCGCAGTCGCCGGCCAGAA ggctggccGAAGCAGCGTGCCTGGGACCTGCAGGTCATCAACTCCTACCGGGATCACATCAAGGGCGAGAGCATCTACCAGATGCTCAGCCAGGCCATCACGGCCACCCACACTGTCCACGCCGTGCTGGGGACGGCTGAGTTCTTCGAATTTGCCCTGAAGAACCCGTACAGCATCCAGCACACCGTGACCATCGAGGTTGACCACCCTGAGCTCAG TGTCATACTGGACCCGAGGGAGTGGCGCCATTTCAAGGAGCTGACCAAGAGTGTTACGCCAGTGGAGGAGGAGATGTTCCATCTCCGTGATGACCTCAAGCCTCAGGTCTATCTGCGTCCCAGTGAGACTGTCCACATCCCCTTCAAATACCAGACCTTCTCCGCAGACCCTGCCGTCACTGCGGCACAG GGGCCATCTGGGCTGGGCACCAGTGCCAAAACAGACACCCCCTCCCTTGGGAAGAGCGGGACTGGGCGGACTAAGCTCATCCAG GTCTCCTTCCAGGTGAGTGGGGGGAAGCCCATTGCACTCCTGCGGGTGAAGGTGGAGCCACAGCCCCACGTGGTGGACCAGACCTTCCGCTTCTACCACCCGGAGCTCACCTTCCTGAAGAAAACCATTCGGCTGCCACCCTGGCACACCCTCCCTG GCACACCGGTGGGGGTACCAGGGGGACAGCCTGAGATGTTTGTTCGTTGCAGCGACCCCGACATCATTTGCGAAACCAAAGCCTTG GGGCCTGGCGAGCCGCAGGACATCTTCCTCAAAGTAGCCGGAGGACCAAGTCCACAGATCAAAAAGTTCTTTGTTGCTATTTATAC GGACGCTTGGCTGGCAGCACCTGTGCAGATCTGGCAGTTCTACCTGCACTCTCTGCAGCGCCTGGATGTCACCTGCACGGCCGGGCAGCTCACCcgcctctccctgctgctgcgCGGCACCGCGGCCCCGCGGAGGGTGCGGGCCTTCACCTCCCACCCCCAGGAGCTGGAG GTGGATCCGAAGGGTGCCTTCCTGCTCCCCGCCAATGGCATCCAGGACCTGTATATCGGCGTGAGGCCGCGCCGGGCTGGCAGCAAGTTCATCTACCTCAACCTGGTGGACGTGGAGTACCACCAGCTGGTGtcctcctggctgctctgcctgtCCTGCAGGCAGCCCCTCATCTCCAAG GCCTTTGAGATCTCGCTGcctgcaggaggtgggagaggctgCAACAAGCGCATCACCTACACCAACCCCTACCCCTCACCCCGGCTCTACTTCCTGTGCACCAACCGCCCCGACCTGCTGCAGTTCAAGGAGGACTCCTTCGAG GTGGCTGGTGGGGAAGTTTACACCATCGGGCTGCGCTTCGCCCCGAGCCAGGctgtgggggaggaggagatCCTGATTCACATCAATGACCACGAGGACAAGAACGAGGAGACCTTCTGTGTGAAGGTCCTTTACCAGTGA